One Terriglobia bacterium genomic window carries:
- a CDS encoding translocation/assembly module TamB domain-containing protein: MRRLVRWLIYSAGIIVVLVAVIIGLASTAWFRNILQQRIEAGLTQVTGGLVEIAGMKFSPLRLRVSFDRLVVHGLEKDTVQPLFSASDVVANVSPQSLVEFRLLLRTLQWQQAEICVHTYADGSTNLPGATAVARNGRALADLLNLEIKRMTLSRTTLQWNNQRIPLEVGGNSVAIQLHLSQDRRYSGSIASSDTALDWQGHTWPHLSFATTFKLSDQQIDVPGLSWQIANFRGHLAGTLHWTPEFAANFDFRMNGGLQEFARALRITPLESGYLYVDGTGSYNPKGISAKGRIRARDLKLRTREVNPGKLNFTSDYELAGNVLRVPGFSLTGLKARADGDATLNLLKARRRVVLRSQVKNLDLGVLMQAAPRALASIGDFHPQAVINGTVKANWEGPSGLKSQFELRFGPPKRPKISGLLLSGQAQGSFDVGKKVLLTLDHAEISTPRSTLDALGTLGDAGSSLAVRFVTSDFEEWRPIARIMIETRNPLPVTLHSQAVFTGHLSGTLSKPQIAGQISTGKFNYGGWLWDSFDANVVVSPLETRIQSGRLKLGRSLLTLNADIGLVDWKLEPYSTVRLDAAAHETPVAGLRAALSLKPSMQGLLSGQVQVEGTVESLSGRGQVSIDKGEFAGVPFDSLSAEIIATRSNWNIRAFKLTEGQGRADGTMQVDPVERTFSASVRGRNFPLEHIHFLNPQTAGTKTSGGISGLVGFDLQGGGAFDRAQLHAGIDITGLAWRGQQLGSVHADGDWQDRQIKLQVKGGGGQAGNFQMAGDIETRDNWPLHLSGQYSGMRMDPWIQELSGHSMAAAVSASGAFSLEGPFRQIGKLTGSSEVQQLRINFPSLSLSNDGPVEISYADGSLKLKQLRLEGPSTNFEAGGSVRFGRLATLDISAKGKAAATLIGLLASDVQATGESDLQLRIRGPLSEPQLSGEIQVKDVGLGYTDLPFRLNALNGAIKLEGERAVISALKGTIGGGTVRLSGFLVLQDAPRYQIRAELSQVRVRYPAEFTSVLDGNLTLAGTTAQGQLNGNVVVRNLFASESLNLADFISGPSPFGGTSVSHPSSLASSISLNVGLASLRPVRIETHDLRLVSDIDLHVQGTLANPVVVGNVYLRSGDAIFRGNRYTLTRGDISMSNPFRTEPVLDLQAQTRVEKYDLTLEISGPPDRIRFSYRSDPPLPTSDILSLLAFGYSRRLEEFAPESRNPFSTTGASALLSQALSSQMTGRIQRLFGVSRIKFSPASTELGTLSGPVLTVEQQLSPALTLTYETSTANSQYRVIEFEFTVNPRMSVRGFRDQNGIFGLELKFRKRFK, from the coding sequence TTGCGGAGACTGGTACGCTGGCTGATTTACTCGGCCGGGATTATCGTTGTTCTCGTGGCCGTGATCATCGGCCTTGCCAGTACGGCGTGGTTTCGCAATATCCTTCAGCAGCGTATTGAGGCAGGCCTGACGCAGGTCACCGGAGGACTAGTCGAAATTGCAGGAATGAAGTTCAGCCCTCTCCGCCTCAGGGTCAGTTTTGACCGGCTGGTGGTCCACGGGCTTGAGAAAGACACTGTACAACCTCTGTTTTCAGCGAGTGATGTGGTGGCGAATGTCAGTCCACAATCGCTCGTGGAGTTCCGGCTCTTGCTTCGGACCCTACAGTGGCAGCAGGCTGAAATCTGTGTCCACACCTACGCAGACGGCTCAACGAACCTTCCTGGCGCCACTGCAGTAGCCCGCAACGGACGTGCCCTGGCTGACCTCTTGAATCTGGAAATCAAGCGCATGACGCTGAGCCGCACCACCCTGCAATGGAATAACCAGCGGATCCCTCTCGAGGTGGGCGGCAACAGCGTCGCCATCCAGTTGCACCTCAGCCAGGACCGCCGCTATTCTGGCTCGATCGCCTCGTCCGACACCGCGCTCGACTGGCAGGGACATACCTGGCCGCACCTCTCCTTTGCCACTACATTCAAGCTCTCAGACCAGCAGATTGACGTGCCCGGTTTAAGCTGGCAAATCGCAAACTTTCGCGGACATCTCGCCGGCACCCTCCACTGGACGCCAGAATTTGCCGCAAACTTTGACTTCCGCATGAACGGCGGTCTTCAGGAATTTGCCCGCGCCCTCAGAATCACACCACTCGAAAGCGGTTACCTTTACGTGGACGGCACAGGGAGCTATAACCCAAAGGGGATTTCGGCTAAGGGCCGCATCCGCGCGCGCGATCTGAAGCTGAGGACGCGGGAAGTCAACCCGGGTAAACTGAACTTCACTTCCGATTACGAGCTTGCCGGGAACGTGTTGAGGGTCCCAGGCTTCTCCCTCACCGGCCTGAAGGCAAGGGCAGACGGCGACGCCACCCTGAATCTGCTCAAAGCCCGGCGGCGGGTTGTTCTGCGCAGTCAAGTAAAGAACCTGGATCTTGGCGTCTTAATGCAAGCGGCGCCCCGTGCGCTGGCCTCCATTGGGGATTTCCATCCTCAGGCTGTTATCAACGGAACTGTCAAGGCAAATTGGGAAGGGCCCTCCGGTTTGAAAAGCCAGTTCGAGCTTCGATTCGGTCCTCCAAAACGGCCGAAGATTTCAGGACTTCTGTTGAGCGGACAGGCGCAAGGATCGTTTGACGTGGGGAAAAAGGTCCTCTTGACTCTCGACCACGCAGAGATATCGACTCCCCGCTCGACATTGGACGCCCTGGGCACACTCGGCGATGCCGGATCATCGTTGGCGGTCAGGTTCGTGACTTCAGATTTCGAGGAATGGCGCCCTATCGCCCGGATCATGATCGAAACCCGAAACCCACTTCCAGTCACGCTCCACAGCCAGGCCGTGTTCACAGGTCATTTATCCGGAACTTTATCGAAGCCCCAAATCGCAGGCCAAATCAGCACCGGGAAATTCAATTATGGAGGATGGCTGTGGGACAGCTTCGATGCGAACGTCGTCGTCTCGCCCCTGGAGACACGAATCCAGTCAGGGCGGCTCAAGCTGGGCAGGAGTTTGCTCACTCTGAATGCCGACATCGGCTTGGTGGATTGGAAACTCGAACCTTACAGCACCGTGCGTCTCGATGCGGCAGCCCATGAAACTCCTGTCGCAGGCCTGCGGGCCGCCCTGAGTTTGAAGCCTTCGATGCAGGGCTTGCTTTCGGGTCAGGTGCAGGTGGAAGGCACAGTTGAAAGCCTCTCCGGGCGCGGTCAGGTTTCGATCGACAAAGGGGAGTTTGCTGGGGTCCCGTTTGACTCGTTGTCGGCGGAAATTATCGCCACCAGATCCAACTGGAACATCCGGGCCTTTAAGCTCACGGAAGGCCAGGGGCGTGCAGACGGAACCATGCAGGTGGATCCGGTGGAGCGCACGTTTTCCGCCAGCGTGCGTGGCCGGAATTTTCCACTCGAGCACATCCACTTCCTCAATCCTCAAACAGCCGGCACAAAAACGAGTGGCGGAATTTCCGGCCTTGTCGGTTTCGACCTCCAGGGTGGTGGAGCTTTTGACAGGGCGCAATTGCATGCGGGAATTGATATCACGGGCCTCGCGTGGAGAGGGCAGCAACTCGGAAGCGTGCACGCCGACGGCGATTGGCAGGACCGGCAGATAAAGCTCCAGGTCAAGGGCGGGGGCGGACAGGCTGGCAATTTCCAGATGGCCGGAGACATCGAGACGCGAGACAACTGGCCCCTGCACCTTTCGGGACAATACTCCGGAATGCGCATGGACCCCTGGATCCAGGAGCTTTCGGGCCACTCGATGGCGGCCGCAGTTTCCGCCAGCGGCGCGTTTTCTTTGGAAGGCCCGTTCAGGCAGATCGGTAAGTTGACCGGAAGCAGCGAAGTCCAGCAGCTCCGGATCAACTTCCCCTCCCTCAGCCTTTCAAACGATGGGCCTGTCGAGATCAGCTACGCCGACGGAAGTCTTAAACTTAAACAGCTTCGACTGGAGGGGCCGTCCACTAATTTTGAAGCGGGAGGGTCGGTCCGTTTTGGGCGCCTCGCGACGCTTGATATCTCCGCCAAGGGCAAAGCGGCGGCGACGTTGATCGGCCTGCTGGCGAGTGATGTCCAGGCTACCGGAGAATCAGACCTGCAATTGAGGATCAGGGGCCCATTGTCAGAACCGCAACTGAGCGGCGAGATCCAGGTTAAAGACGTTGGGCTCGGTTACACAGACCTCCCCTTCCGGCTGAATGCGCTGAACGGCGCCATCAAGCTGGAAGGAGAGCGGGCAGTCATCTCTGCCCTGAAAGGAACCATCGGTGGCGGGACCGTCCGCCTTTCCGGATTCCTGGTCCTGCAGGACGCCCCTCGCTATCAGATCCGGGCGGAACTTTCCCAGGTTCGCGTGCGCTATCCGGCTGAATTCACATCCGTCCTGGACGGCAACCTCACGCTCGCCGGGACCACTGCGCAAGGTCAGCTCAACGGCAATGTCGTGGTGCGCAACCTTTTTGCCAGTGAAAGCCTGAACCTGGCAGACTTCATCTCCGGACCCAGCCCGTTTGGCGGAACGTCTGTCAGCCACCCTTCATCGCTCGCTTCCAGCATCAGCCTGAACGTGGGGCTCGCCTCGCTCCGGCCCGTTCGCATTGAAACCCATGACCTCCGTCTTGTTTCGGACATCGATCTCCATGTTCAAGGCACCCTTGCCAATCCCGTCGTGGTGGGCAACGTCTATCTGCGCAGCGGTGATGCCATCTTCCGCGGCAATCGCTATACGCTGACCCGCGGCGATATTTCCATGAGCAACCCTTTTCGGACGGAGCCCGTCCTTGACCTGCAAGCGCAGACACGCGTCGAGAAGTACGACTTGACCCTTGAAATCTCCGGACCGCCTGACCGGATTCGATTTTCCTACCGGTCTGATCCTCCCTTGCCAACCTCGGACATACTCTCACTGCTGGCATTCGGATACTCCAGGCGCCTGGAAGAATTCGCTCCCGAAAGCAGGAACCCGTTCTCCACGACCGGCGCAAGCGCCCTGCTTTCGCAGGCGCTCTCAAGCCAGATGACGGGAAGAATCCAGCGCCTGTTCGGGGTGAGCCGCATCAAATTTTCGCCCGCCAGCACTGAACTCGGAACGCTGAGCGGCCCCGTCCTCACCGTCGAGCAGCAACTTTCCCCAGCCCTGACCCTCACCTATGAAACCAGTACGGCCAACTCGCAATACCGCGTGATCGAATTCGAGTTCACCGTAAACCCTCGCATGTCCGTGCGGGGCTTCCGTGACCAGAACGGCATTTTTGGCCTGGAGCTGAAATTCCGTAAGCGGTTTAAGTGA
- a CDS encoding DUF481 domain-containing protein — translation MRLSRLGLIFMFVCMSVIAKAEIIQLKNGDHLNGTFQRLLGGNVIFETANLGTLTIPAANITNFTSAATVVVLLKGGKRADGIFSVTGSGAWQLQSNNATTPLSPGDVVAIYPSEVFMKENPEGHRLPWQDWKGGGALGYVLQQSSQDSRSLSIIFASKRQEPRLEGLPPRQRTSFGFNLANATITQSGVTTRANTLTSVLRQDFFIGGDARNFLFVQGQWDHLQPQELDLRQSYGGGIGRDLIRHAAFTFSIQGGATYVRTSFATGELRNEMEGLAGEKIVWAGFKHLNIDHEFDFFPSLTSAGDYRFNSLTALNAPISKHFSFNVGLTDQYLSRPVPGTQGNVLILSTGLGVNF, via the coding sequence ATGCGGTTATCCAGGCTGGGTTTAATTTTCATGTTCGTTTGCATGTCTGTAATTGCCAAGGCTGAAATCATTCAACTAAAGAACGGTGACCACCTGAACGGCACCTTCCAACGGCTGCTGGGTGGCAATGTCATCTTTGAAACCGCTAACCTGGGCACCCTGACCATACCTGCCGCCAACATCACGAATTTCACTTCCGCGGCAACGGTCGTTGTCCTTCTCAAGGGCGGGAAAAGAGCGGACGGAATTTTTTCGGTGACCGGCTCAGGCGCCTGGCAACTGCAATCCAACAACGCTACTACGCCGCTGTCGCCGGGGGACGTGGTGGCGATCTACCCGTCCGAGGTTTTCATGAAGGAAAACCCTGAAGGGCATCGACTGCCGTGGCAGGATTGGAAGGGAGGAGGGGCTTTGGGCTACGTCCTCCAGCAGTCCAGCCAGGATTCCAGGTCGCTTTCGATAATTTTTGCCAGCAAACGTCAAGAACCACGATTGGAAGGGCTCCCGCCTCGGCAGCGCACGAGTTTCGGCTTCAATCTGGCCAACGCCACCATTACCCAATCGGGAGTGACGACCCGGGCCAATACGCTGACCTCCGTTCTTCGGCAGGACTTTTTTATCGGTGGCGATGCGCGCAATTTTCTTTTTGTGCAAGGCCAGTGGGACCACCTCCAGCCACAGGAATTGGACCTACGACAGAGCTACGGCGGCGGCATTGGAAGAGACCTGATCCGGCACGCCGCTTTTACTTTCAGCATCCAGGGGGGGGCCACCTACGTCAGAACGAGTTTCGCAACCGGGGAACTACGCAACGAAATGGAAGGACTGGCGGGGGAGAAGATCGTCTGGGCCGGTTTTAAACATCTGAACATCGACCATGAATTTGACTTTTTCCCCAGCCTGACGTCCGCTGGAGACTACCGGTTCAACTCACTGACCGCGCTGAACGCACCCATTTCGAAGCATTTCTCCTTCAACGTCGGCCTCACCGACCAGTATCTCAGCAGGCCGGTGCCAGGAACGCAGGGCAATGTCCTGATCTTGAGCACGGGCCTGGGCGTCAACTTTTGA
- a CDS encoding beta-propeller fold lactonase family protein has protein sequence MPMLKSMRSCVWIFALLVVFSTSLYAQNFVYTNNDLASANANSVSAYSVDTNGDLSPIPGSPFATNGTGNGGGLSSASRIVVAGNFLYASNAASNNVSAFTVDTGTGVLTAVSGTPFPTNAFDDPSNSGISLAATPGGNFLYAGSTGFGGQISIFSINSATGALTMLGSPIFAGGAVSGLKVSPDGKFLAVALSQLGQIAVFAIQSDGSLQAVANSPFTLTSGSATGVDINCASNLLYAGGPSGNIYAFNIASDGQLTAVTGSPFGTGHASNQVVTLSTDDKTLFSSNQGDNTVTAFAVDSTGGLTLPGTSVNAAGTAGVDTLPGGLSVSNDGTLLFAADTFSAVSSFVLGGSSPLIFGTLTSTISPLHSLAAFPAKACSSGSTSAGLSATLQILAGPPPGFDLEATLSLDSSIVVNPLTQVVNIQIGTLSTSLPAGSFKFAQNGKNSGSYVFQGTLSNTNLKVLIRPLGQNQFQISVFGKQIDLSGLPTPIAVTVGIGGNSASASVMPISGPQRLNSPVK, from the coding sequence ATGCCAATGCTGAAATCCATGAGATCGTGTGTCTGGATTTTTGCCCTGTTGGTTGTGTTTTCGACTAGTCTCTATGCTCAAAATTTCGTTTATACGAATAACGACCTTGCGAGCGCCAATGCTAACTCTGTTTCTGCCTATTCGGTGGATACGAATGGCGACTTGAGTCCTATTCCTGGTTCGCCCTTTGCGACCAACGGCACCGGCAACGGTGGAGGTCTTTCCTCTGCCAGCCGCATTGTTGTTGCTGGCAACTTCCTTTATGCTTCGAATGCCGCCAGCAACAACGTCAGTGCTTTCACCGTTGATACAGGCACCGGCGTTTTGACCGCCGTAAGCGGAACTCCATTTCCCACAAATGCTTTCGACGATCCGTCCAATTCCGGCATTTCGCTGGCGGCTACGCCGGGCGGGAATTTTCTCTATGCGGGCAGCACGGGTTTTGGCGGGCAGATATCGATCTTCAGTATTAACTCAGCGACAGGCGCGCTAACGATGCTGGGAAGTCCGATTTTTGCGGGTGGGGCGGTGTCTGGCCTGAAGGTGAGCCCTGACGGTAAATTCCTTGCGGTTGCCCTCTCTCAGCTCGGTCAAATAGCGGTGTTCGCCATTCAGTCCGATGGGAGCTTGCAGGCAGTTGCCAATTCTCCATTCACGCTGACTTCGGGTTCTGCCACCGGCGTCGATATCAACTGTGCGAGTAATCTGCTCTATGCCGGCGGGCCATCGGGGAATATTTACGCATTCAATATCGCTTCCGATGGACAGCTCACAGCAGTTACGGGTTCGCCCTTTGGTACGGGGCATGCCAGCAACCAGGTGGTGACCCTCAGCACCGACGACAAGACGCTCTTTTCCAGCAATCAGGGTGACAATACGGTAACGGCGTTCGCCGTGGATTCAACTGGCGGCTTAACGCTGCCAGGAACTTCGGTCAACGCCGCTGGGACCGCTGGGGTGGACACTCTTCCGGGCGGGCTGTCGGTCAGCAACGATGGCACTCTCCTTTTCGCCGCTGATACGTTCAGTGCGGTTTCGTCGTTTGTCCTGGGAGGATCATCGCCGCTCATCTTCGGCACGCTGACTTCCACGATATCACCGTTGCATTCCCTTGCCGCTTTCCCTGCAAAAGCCTGCTCGTCCGGATCGACCTCGGCGGGCCTGTCTGCAACCCTGCAGATTTTGGCCGGACCGCCGCCCGGATTTGACCTGGAAGCAACGCTCAGCCTCGACTCAAGTATTGTAGTCAATCCGCTGACGCAAGTGGTTAACATTCAGATTGGAACTCTTTCGACCAGTTTGCCTGCAGGCTCGTTCAAGTTCGCCCAAAACGGAAAGAATTCAGGAAGCTACGTTTTCCAGGGTACACTCAGCAACACCAACCTGAAAGTGCTGATTAGGCCGCTCGGCCAGAATCAGTTTCAGATCTCCGTCTTCGGCAAGCAGATTGACTTGTCGGGCCTCCCCACCCCCATAGCGGTCACTGTTGGTATTGGAGGCAATTCCGCCAGCGCCAGCGTAATGCCAATTTCAGGGCCTCAGCGCTTAAACTCGCCCGTGAAGTGA
- the cutA gene encoding divalent-cation tolerance protein CutA, which yields MTDKVVIMVTASSRRECRRIARRLIEEKLAACVNITQPIQSVYRWEGKIDHGREFLMFIKTTRDLFPQIRSEIALIHSYHTPEIICLPIIDGSPNYLQWVADAVGPSVQNIASKE from the coding sequence GTGACCGATAAAGTTGTCATTATGGTAACGGCTTCCAGCCGGCGGGAGTGCCGCAGGATTGCCCGACGTTTGATTGAGGAGAAGTTGGCGGCCTGCGTCAACATTACCCAACCCATCCAGTCCGTTTACCGCTGGGAAGGGAAGATCGATCACGGCAGGGAATTCCTGATGTTCATTAAGACAACCCGTGATCTGTTCCCGCAGATCAGATCAGAGATTGCGCTGATCCACTCCTACCACACTCCAGAGATCATTTGCCTGCCTATCATTGATGGGTCCCCTAACTATCTGCAGTGGGTAGCTGATGCGGTAGGACCCTCCGTACAGAACATAGCCTCAAAGGAATAA
- a CDS encoding septum formation initiator family protein: MNLLNWDRKTLRRNALFAMALLSLVLLMHEIFGSNGYMTLRREKKDYTALQRQIQKVSIENQQLEQKIHALKNNPEAIEKQARDQLRLARPGEIIYTLPDKGLAESSAGPRQGPPAQTPTRR; encoded by the coding sequence ATGAATCTCCTTAATTGGGACCGCAAAACGCTCAGGCGTAATGCCCTCTTCGCGATGGCCTTGCTCAGCCTCGTCCTGCTGATGCATGAGATTTTTGGCAGTAATGGGTATATGACGCTGCGGCGGGAAAAAAAGGACTACACCGCTCTGCAGCGGCAGATTCAAAAAGTTTCAATTGAGAACCAGCAACTCGAGCAGAAAATCCATGCTCTGAAGAACAATCCCGAAGCCATTGAAAAACAGGCCCGCGACCAGTTGCGACTGGCCAGGCCCGGCGAAATCATTTACACGCTGCCTGACAAGGGATTGGCTGAGTCGTCGGCCGGTCCACGGCAGGGACCACCCGCACAAACCCCCACCCGCCGCTAA
- a CDS encoding thiazole synthase: MDNDVLRIADREFRSRLFVGTGKYKSFHEMVRAHEASGAEVVTVAVRRVNLTDKSKESMLDYIDRKRFFILPNTAGCYNADEAVRAARLAREVGLSNWVKLEVIGDQKTLFPDNFELVKATETLAREGFVVMPYTNDDLVTARRLIDAGAAAVMPLGAPIGSGMGIQNTANLRILREMITEVPLIVDAGVGTASDAALAMELGADGVLMNTGIAGAQDPVLMAEAMKQAIEAGRKAYLAGRIPRKLYATASSPLEGVVR; the protein is encoded by the coding sequence ATGGACAACGACGTTTTGCGGATTGCGGACCGGGAATTCCGCTCGCGATTATTTGTGGGTACGGGCAAGTACAAGAGCTTTCACGAAATGGTGCGCGCGCACGAAGCTTCCGGCGCCGAGGTCGTGACGGTGGCCGTGCGGCGCGTAAACCTTACAGACAAGAGCAAGGAATCGATGCTCGATTATATCGACCGGAAAAGGTTCTTCATCCTTCCCAATACGGCCGGCTGCTACAATGCGGATGAGGCGGTGCGCGCAGCTCGGCTGGCACGTGAAGTTGGATTGTCAAACTGGGTAAAGCTGGAGGTCATCGGCGACCAGAAAACTTTGTTCCCGGACAATTTCGAACTGGTGAAAGCAACTGAGACTCTGGCGCGCGAAGGGTTTGTGGTGATGCCTTACACAAACGACGACCTGGTCACTGCCCGTCGTCTGATCGACGCCGGCGCGGCGGCCGTGATGCCGCTGGGCGCCCCCATCGGGTCGGGGATGGGAATCCAGAATACTGCCAATTTGCGGATTCTGCGCGAGATGATTACGGAGGTCCCCCTCATCGTGGATGCCGGGGTCGGCACCGCTTCCGACGCAGCGCTGGCGATGGAACTGGGAGCGGACGGCGTGCTGATGAATACAGGAATCGCCGGCGCGCAGGACCCGGTCTTGATGGCCGAGGCAATGAAGCAGGCGATCGAGGCGGGGCGCAAGGCCTACCTGGCCGGCCGCATACCGAGGAAACTCTATGCAACCGCATCCAGCCCTCTGGAGGGCGTGGTTCGCTGA
- a CDS encoding serine hydrolase domain-containing protein, with translation MAAAKPDTRQGGEALSNAQEVETFFDRFFAREMPRWHIPGAAFVLVKDDKVVFSKGYGYADLKKQTPVVPGQTVFRAGSVSKVFTATAVLQLVESGKLDLDANVNQYLTNFKLQDPYPQPVTLAELLTHSAGLDASVIGIAARSPSQMTPIKEFLARKMPPVMMPPGKIYSYSSFGVALEGYLVQKISCEPFDAYIDKHILLPLDMHDSSFQLTPQLASHLATGYEYHRDHYTAQPIDYFNIAPAAGLYSTATDMAHFLIAQLDDGQYDGLRILSEASAREMHRRQFTDDPRLAGRTFGFYERFVNGRRAIGHGGNIRGFASLLMLVPKEHLGFFLAFNRDESRFEDSLINSFFARFYPEANGDAPSEPVRLSPGDLNKLTGSYRSNPYSRLTFEKLLTLYWQFRITPNPDGSLEFHYPHNFKPSARWTPLAPDYFLCSDGQGHAVFDLDSGDSVVHLFTDRDSYERLPWYGVAAFQVALVKALMLILLSGCVWWPLQALVRRLRRRPQKVAWRWGRWCAAALGVLNVFFIVAMLHLLTRMDDWNFVYGVPTAIKALLWIPILTTLLAVVVLYFAVRAWSNQSWSVWERVHYSVISAAGLMFVWFFVYWNLLGFRY, from the coding sequence ATGGCGGCCGCAAAGCCCGATACCCGGCAAGGCGGCGAGGCGTTGTCGAACGCACAGGAAGTGGAAACATTCTTTGACCGTTTCTTCGCGCGGGAAATGCCCAGGTGGCACATTCCCGGCGCTGCTTTTGTGTTGGTGAAAGACGACAAGGTGGTATTCAGCAAGGGCTATGGGTATGCGGACCTGAAAAAGCAAACGCCGGTGGTTCCGGGGCAAACCGTCTTTCGTGCAGGGTCCGTTTCAAAGGTCTTCACAGCAACGGCGGTCTTGCAGCTGGTGGAGAGCGGCAAGCTCGATCTCGATGCAAATGTGAATCAGTATCTGACGAATTTCAAATTGCAAGATCCATACCCGCAGCCTGTTACTCTGGCCGAACTACTGACGCACTCGGCGGGTCTTGATGCCAGCGTTATCGGGATCGCTGCGAGGAGCCCTTCGCAGATGACTCCGATTAAGGAGTTCCTGGCAAGAAAGATGCCTCCCGTGATGATGCCGCCGGGAAAGATTTACAGCTATTCGAGTTTTGGGGTTGCGTTGGAAGGTTACCTGGTGCAGAAGATTTCCTGCGAGCCTTTTGACGCTTATATCGACAAGCACATCCTTCTGCCGCTCGATATGCACGACAGCAGCTTCCAATTGACCCCGCAACTGGCCTCGCATCTCGCCACGGGTTATGAATATCATCGCGATCACTACACTGCGCAGCCAATCGACTACTTCAATATTGCTCCCGCGGCGGGACTTTATTCAACAGCCACCGACATGGCGCACTTTTTGATCGCCCAATTGGACGATGGACAATACGATGGCTTACGAATTCTGAGCGAAGCCTCCGCGCGAGAAATGCATCGCAGGCAGTTCACCGATGACCCTCGGCTGGCGGGACGCACCTTCGGCTTTTACGAGCGTTTTGTTAATGGACGCCGCGCGATTGGCCACGGTGGCAACATCCGTGGCTTTGCAAGCCTGCTGATGCTGGTGCCGAAGGAGCATCTGGGATTTTTCCTGGCCTTCAATCGTGACGAGTCGCGGTTTGAAGATTCCCTGATCAACAGCTTCTTCGCCCGCTTTTACCCGGAAGCCAATGGCGATGCGCCGTCGGAGCCAGTGCGCTTGTCCCCAGGCGATCTCAATAAGCTAACTGGCAGCTACAGGAGCAATCCCTATTCCCGCCTCACGTTCGAGAAGCTGCTTACGCTCTACTGGCAGTTTCGCATTACGCCGAACCCGGATGGGTCACTGGAATTCCATTATCCTCATAACTTCAAACCTTCGGCGCGCTGGACGCCGCTGGCGCCGGACTATTTCTTGTGCAGCGACGGCCAGGGTCATGCCGTATTCGACCTGGATTCAGGTGATAGCGTCGTTCACCTGTTTACGGATCGCGACAGCTACGAAAGACTGCCATGGTACGGAGTGGCGGCGTTCCAGGTTGCGCTGGTGAAGGCGTTGATGCTGATTCTCCTTTCGGGCTGCGTCTGGTGGCCGCTCCAGGCATTGGTTCGGCGATTGCGCAGGAGACCCCAAAAAGTCGCGTGGCGCTGGGGACGTTGGTGCGCCGCCGCGCTGGGCGTTTTGAATGTGTTCTTCATCGTCGCGATGCTCCACCTGCTGACGCGGATGGACGACTGGAATTTTGTCTACGGAGTTCCAACTGCGATCAAGGCGCTGCTTTGGATTCCTATCCTCACCACTCTACTCGCCGTCGTTGTGCTCTACTTTGCTGTGCGGGCGTGGAGCAACCAATCGTGGTCCGTGTGGGAGCGCGTGCACTACAGCGTGATTTCCGCAGCGGGCTTGATGTTTGTCTGGTTTTTTGTCTATTGGAACCTGCTGGGCTTTCGCTATTGA
- a CDS encoding PEGA domain-containing protein: protein MSHRLWVVCVCAVSFLTVATLTQGQNVSEVGGLAPVPGHHPVYQHSAAYQDGGSASHYVYAPTPKTQDNGQQQTNGTQAQGQNGTQTQGTNGTQNQSQNQTQPQTQNSTQNNQGQTKEEAPPEKPQYLTYSTQKKSLEEQAKSGKTLAVDFKSAPAGATITVDGYFVGNTPATAQIPVGKHLVSVTKWGYDTWSKELDINNGKDLSVNPTLHKDW from the coding sequence ATGTCACATCGACTTTGGGTTGTTTGCGTTTGTGCGGTTTCTTTCCTCACGGTGGCGACGCTGACTCAGGGGCAGAACGTAAGTGAAGTGGGTGGTCTGGCTCCCGTTCCCGGCCATCATCCCGTTTACCAGCACTCGGCTGCTTATCAGGATGGGGGTTCGGCCTCCCATTATGTCTATGCCCCCACTCCAAAAACACAAGATAATGGCCAGCAGCAAACCAATGGAACCCAGGCGCAGGGTCAAAACGGGACCCAGACCCAGGGCACTAATGGGACCCAGAATCAGAGCCAGAACCAGACCCAGCCTCAGACACAGAATTCAACTCAGAATAACCAGGGGCAGACCAAGGAAGAAGCACCTCCTGAAAAACCTCAGTACCTGACTTACTCGACCCAGAAAAAGTCCCTTGAAGAGCAGGCAAAGTCCGGCAAAACTCTCGCCGTGGATTTCAAATCGGCCCCAGCAGGCGCCACCATCACAGTTGACGGTTATTTTGTTGGCAACACGCCCGCCACGGCGCAGATTCCCGTTGGCAAGCATCTGGTATCCGTCACGAAGTGGGGCTATGACACTTGGTCAAAGGAACTTGACATCAATAATGGCAAGGACCTTAGCGTCAATCCCACACTGCACAAAGACTGGTAA